The Haliotis asinina isolate JCU_RB_2024 chromosome 2, JCU_Hal_asi_v2, whole genome shotgun sequence genomic interval tatcacggcgggggacagaaaaaattttaaatttgtgatttacctttagttTAAAGAACAATAGCAGTAAACTGCACGTCCTTGAGTATGATgacgagtgggtgagtgggtgagtgggtgagtgggtgagtgggtgagtgagttagtgagatGTGACATATGACCGTCAGTACATCTACAACAAGTCCAACAAGAAGCAGGTCATCTTTTTACAACTTAGCCAACTCAGTTAGTGTAGACAAACTACAAATCACTGGAAGGGAAAGAAACCTGGGCAGTTCGTCCCACTGTGCCAAAAGACCCCTCATCTAACCAGTGACCAGGAAATTCGGTTTATGGGATTggaaagtgagtgagcatgattttaagtcgcctttagcaacatgccagcaatatcacgccgggtGACAGagaatgggcttcacttatTGTACTCATATGCGGAATCGAACACGGCgccagcgtgacgagcgaacgcttgaaccactagactaccccacctcccTGGCATTCGGAGAATAATGAAGACATGAACTGCGTTTTCAGACAGTACAGCGAGGGACATACCGTGCTTAtgacgccccccccccccccctcttcTTCGAGACGTGTGAACATAATCATGTTGTCCTTCTGTACAGGTTTACTCACTGACCTTCCTGACGAACTTTGTGACCTGGAGATAATACTATCGTTAGTCATAGACGCACGCAGGACAAAATGGGCTGCGATTTTCAAACGTTCGTTACATTTCACAAATGCACTCATAAGTCATTAATGACATCCCCTTTCTCGTGCCTCACACGGGGTGATTTTTAACCATTTCTAATATTTCACAAATGCACTCTCAGGTCATTCATTTCTCGTGCCGGACGCCGGGTTAGATTTTTAAACATTCATTACATTTCACAAAAGCACTCGTAGGTGAcgaatgacatcacatttctcGTGTCTCACGCGGGGTGATTTTTAACCATTTGTAATAGTTCACAAATGCACTCTCAGGTCATTCATTTCTCATGCCGGACGCCGGGTGTGATTTTTAAACATCCATTACATTTCACTCACATGACATCATCTGAAGAAAACTTGTCGGACTTATGCCTCCTTTATAACGCTAGTCTTCTGACATGCTAATGCACTGTCATACCCCACtcagaagtgtgtgtgtgtgcgtgcgtgcgtgcgtgcgtgtgcgtgtgtgtgtgtgtgtgtgtgtgtgtgtgtttctgtgggCGTGTATTGTTGTGCGAGTTGTTGCACAACTTCAAGGCCACAGAATAATTTTTATCATTATCCACTGACGCATATAACAAAATATCAGTGGAATATATCATGAATGATTAGTAAGCATTAGTCATGATACATGTTTTCGCTAACAGGATAAACACTGTCAGCTTCTCAACTGTATGGCTGGTGAAACCTCCGTATCATTAGCAACAATTTCCCAAACTAGAAACAGCCGATGCTCACACAGAAACGAAGAATATTCTCCTTACATAAAAACTCTTTGGTGAACATGCAAAACGAGGCATACACAGTAAGTACCATATAATACAAAAATACAGTAATGCAAATACATATGGACCATGATATCACATGACCCGTGCAACTCTGaaatagaataggccttcagcaacctatgctgacttggttgacatgtgtcatcgattcccaattgtgcaCAGATCCATGcacctgctgttgatcacgggattgtgtgatccagactcgattatttacagaccaccaccacatagctggactatgcgctgagtgcggcgtaaaactaaactcactcactttgatgtCACATAATGAGTAATAAGATATATAATTTATTAACTGTGCATTCTTAGTTTCCAAGACTGTTTGAAGGCATTAAGGCTTTAATACGTCcccgaaatattccagctgatcTAATAGTTTTCTGCGAGCATAATAGCAACGATCTTCATGTTCTGTttggacggtggggtagcttggttattcgggttcgaatccccacatgggtgcaatgtgtaaagcccatttctggcctctcccgccgtgatattgctggagtattgctaaaggcggcgtaaaatcaaactcactcattcactcataatCTCTCTGTAGTCATACTTTCATTGGTTTCCACCTTTAATGAAGATCCGCTCTCAATCTTGAAATTATATTTCTTACAATAGGTGTCCAATAAGACTGTGGGATATTTAGCTGACGCAAAGAGCCTTTCAAATTCTTATTTCAGGTCAACATAAATTAAGGAGTGTCAGGTAGGTAAGGAAATAACTGATTACATACTTGTAGAAGGACTGACAGCTGGTAAATCATCGAACTATCGAGGAATGCATTTGTTGAGTCTTCCATAGCAATTAATTGATGGTAGAAACGAAACACTATCTATGCAtagatagtatgtgtgactatggATAGGTTAGTAATTGACTGACTTCCGCTGATAAATGCGCAGCACAAAATAAGTGAAGTACAGGAGTTATCCGCCCATGCAGCCATGCAGGTTTATACTATAACTGTATACTTGATccgggtttcaagtttcttgtcagtgaGTAAATGccactgaaactacttcaacttgttttaatttcatgttaactgtacattcatttggaaaatgacttcaaatgaggcAAATCAAGGAGGAGAAAATATTCCTGTAGTTTTGGAATAGTTGGTCACAATAGATTTTCGCTATGGCAATAGCATGTTGCAAAATACTATCCATATCGCAATAGAATGTTGCACTAGACAACcgctatcgcaatagttgtTTCCTAATTGAAATACACTGATACAGTATTTGCTCGTTTAGGTTATCTGCCCTCGTGAAGATGAACTACGGTAAGGGAATATTGCACTGTACTACTACAAACGAACCCCATTTGTTGTGCTTATATGTAGTCCGATATACGagacagctgggatattgcggcgcaaaactaaactcactctccgTGTACAGGAAACCGGATGGGTTGTATTGCACGTTGTCTTTTTGCTGGAGTCTCTACCCCATTAAAAAGAATTGGTATCATAAATACTATCGCCGGAACAATAACATCTTGCCTTCAATAATCATATATAGATTAGTTcaaagatagatagatagatagatagatagatagatagatggatagatagatagatatactTTATTTCCTCCATATCATATGAAGATAAGTACAGGGTTCACATGTGCATTACGGCAAGTAAATCAATATGGAATGATATGGATAAACAGTAACAAGTATCGCATATACAGGTGTCAGAAATTATATACATTGATGCAAATATCGTTTCCACAAGTTAACAGTTCTGCATATTCGACTTATGCACATTGCCCATGTTTTATACTCAAGGGTCTTGAACATAGTAATATAGTAATATATCGTCATCATTGTTCCATAGGCTACCAAACGTTTCTACCTCAAGAATGTCAATTTAGTCTTCATTTAGTCTGTCTCTTTCATACTGCGTTTCAttacaataaagaaatacatgtttaaCGATGTCATAGGTAAACGCACCACAAAGACATTCATGAGACTGAATTACTAAAGTGCCGATGTGTAATACCATTGCAATATCAAAAAATCATAGATGTTTTTCTAGGGCAAGACACCATAATCTGCTCGGACAATTTTCATAAATAAGGTGATACTGTGCTAAAGCTGCTCTTGAAGATAGTTCtgaaataatgtatttgttGTCTAGTTCATGAACAGCAGTTTTAACCAGGTGTGCCCGTAGTTGTTTACTGGGAGGTACAGACGTTTCCAGGTACATATATAAGTCATATATTCCATATTTTCTCACCAAAGCTAACATATGAAAGATGGGTGAGGTCTTACTCTTTAGACATATTGAGGGAGCGTCATCGCACAACCTTCTGAATCTATGACAGAACTTtttcttaaaaacaaaaccGATGTCGGTACGTATTAATCTCCCGAACTGGACCGTTTAGTTTAGATCGTTAACCATTAATCTGATAGACAACTGCAGGAAGACTTACTGAAGAATTAAACTGAGATATTTGTAGCCAGTCAGTTGTTCTACAAAACGCTTTATTTTCTAGGTACTATAGAAATAATTTTCTTTCGAAAAAGGACCTGTTAGTCAAAATACAGGTTCGGTGGGGATAGCCTGGTGGtcaggtgttcgctcgtcacgccgcagacccgggttcgattccccccacaatcacaatattgctaaaagcggcttcaAGCTAAATTCATTCACCCACTCCTTAAACAAGTAAACAAGGTTTACAACGAACACTCATATGAGACGTATATATGCGAACTGGTCCGGATGCTTGCTGCACATTTCAGTAGAAATAGGTATAACGAGTTACTGTTACAAGAAACATTAGTGATCCCTTTGAGTTCGTAATTAGATCAGTTTTGTCTTACGACAATTTTGGTTTGAAACACATTTACCTTACTGTTCCTCTTAACATATGTACtctcccaaaaaagaaacgcatacgCGTTCATGAACTCATTGCCAAACATAAACCACAGGAGACAAAGCAAAGAAAACaaagagaaaaaacaaaacaaaagagaaccccccccccaaacccaaaacaacaacaacaacaacaacaacaacaacaacaacaacaaaagaccCAAACACCTCCAACGAATTCGACTTTGTGGATTTCTGGTCTATTTCTTTTGCAATGCCCGCGACAGTTGATCTAAAATCTGATTGACGTACTCAACGACAGAGGTCATCCTACAAATGCCTAAGGTTGAGGCTGGGCGATTTGGAAGGCCATGGAAGCTGTAAGGCCATGGTCACTGTAACGTTATCAATCTGGAGATACTAGATGGTGCCATGTACTATGTGTGTGGTCTGGATCTGTCTTGCTGGAACAACGTTCTCTGGCGGTCAATATCGAAACCATATGAATCCTTAAGATTTCGTCACTGAGCCAAGTAGCAGTTAGCCATTAATAGACATGTGAACACATGTAGAAACCTGAGTGTAGACACCTGAGTGATCATGACGCGTCCACCGTCATGTCGGTCAACCTGGAAGAAAAGGACTGGATCATATCGACGGCATACGTTAGATTTAAAAATTCAAGAATCCAACGTTATTGCACAAATGTTCCCCTACCccgctacacacacacacacacacacacacacacacacacacacacacacacacacacacacacacacacacacacacacacacacacacacacacacacacacacacacacacacacacacacacacacacacacacacacacacacacacacacacacacacacacacacacacacacacacacacacacacacacacacacacacacacacacacacgtgcatatCTTTTCATGCAAGTTGacactttaaaaaatatgatCTAAATATGTTATAAACGACCACGCATTTGCCTCTTATCTCTGCATGGAACCAGTATATATACTCCAAGGACAACGAATGCACCCTTCCTGCCCTCCGCCACAGAGGTGAGAACGTTCTGCTGCATGTATTCAAATGTCTCATTGACTTTAAGACTTTAAATCTAATTTATTCAAACACGGTGATCAATACCTTTCTTAGGCCACGCTCAGAAAGTGTAAGCTATTATAACATACCTGTGAGCTCACTAAACAGCATGCCACTGTTTTAGTCAAAATGGTTTACTCGATACTGTTACCAGGAAAGAAATTAATTGGTCTGTGattaatgatgatgatagtgatgatgatgacaacgagTCCGGCTCGGCTAGAAACGgttttcaacaacccatgcttgtcgtaaaaggcgacaaacggaatcgggtgggcaggctcgctgacttgggtgacatgCGTCATCTGctcccaattgggcagatcgatgctcctgctatTGACCActtgaatgtctggtccagactccacatagctggaatattgctgagtggggagtaaaactaaacccactcactccagTTGGATAAATCGacgctcatactgttgatcactgtcgtGTCTGGTCTAGAATTGATTATTGGGTGAGTACGGGGTTATGCAAAAAATAAACACTTGTTTATATGCGTATGTGGATAAGTACAATTAGGAATTCCTCAGTGTACGCGTCGCACTGGCGGAATCATATGTCTGTGTCGAAATGAAATCAATATCATGTagaaatatatgtcatatttatatgACATTAGTGCCATCTTTACTAAATGTAAATGGGAGTTCGGGATACAAGACAAAGAGGGGGCTTATGTTTTGCGCTATTACTGACGTCCTGTAAATCTAACGTGCACATATGTTTTGCGCTATTACTAACGTCCTGTAAATCTAACgtgcacatatatatttttaaccagTTAAACAACGATGAGATCCCTCTTCTTGTGTTCTTTTGCGCTGGTGCTTGggtaagtgagtgtgtgattgaggtTTGTTATCCCTTTTATATTTCTGTATGACGTAATGCATGGACGTTTCGTTGTAAATTTTCATGCATGGTCATTTACAACTAAGGTTTGTTATCCAGTTTACAGCTGACAGGATGACGTAAGACATAAACATTTACAACTAGGGTTTTCGTCCCTTTTACACTAGCTGTGTGACTTAATGCATAAACAATATCAGATGTGGGTTGTTATCCATTTTACACTGACTGTATGACGTAATGCGTAAATAATGTCACAACTGAGATTTGGTGTCCATTTTAAATTGACTGTGTGGCGTAATGCTCAGACGTTTGTCATCCATTTCACATTGATTGTATTACgtaatgcataaatatttacaactggGTTGCCCATTTTTCATTGACTGTATGATGTAATGCATAAACATTCCCAACTGAGGTTGTTATCCATTTTTCATTGACCGTAAGATGTAATGCATAAACATTCACAACTGAGGTTTGTTACCCATTTTACATTGACTGCATGACGCAATTCGCAGTGTGAAATAAtctctttgagaggcatttagggAGGAATTATAACAATAGACATGAATATTACATTAGGGGCGATGTTTCGGAGTAGGTTCTAACGCCGCTATCAAGTAAATAACGAACAGATGTATATGTGCCCCTTAATCCCTGTTCACGTACTTAATTGATActtacaccgaaacgtcgccctTACTGTGATAACCAATTTATTCATCTATATATTGTAATCATACCATTCAATGtaatccatgaagatccggcttagaattgatcttcaataaccacgcttgccataaaaggcgactacgggtggtcaggctcgctgacaagGCTGTTACGTCATTGTTTCCTAtcagcgtagatcgatgctcatgcggcTGATCAccggatcgtctggtccagactcgtatatttacagaccaccgccaaatAGCAGAAATTTTGCTGATTGttccgtaaaactaaactcactccattCACTGTGGGTGTTGCTACCCATTGTCAGCCATCATCTTATGTTTCTTATAGCGTTGTCGCCAGCCAGACAGTAGATgccattgctaaaagcgtttTCGACTCTCTTGACGCCAATAAAGACGGCACACTGGTGCTAGGAGAACTGGAAGGTTACTTTAACACTGGTGATGTCGACGGTAGGAGCATTAATGTAAATTGTTTCACATAATAGTTCATGTATTTGTTGAGAAAGCGAAACATATAGGtgggtgagagagtttagtttcaagccgttttacaaaatattctggcaatatcacggAGAGGGAAACCAGAATgggtttgacacattgtacacatatggtcaatcgaacccggctctttggcgtgacgaactAACGCCTTTGCCACTATACTACCCCAACGCCCTCACAGGGAAGAAAAAGCATGCAAGTAAAGTAGAAAGACGCGCATGGGTATTTAGACGACAGAAAAAGAGGGCAAGAGAGACTCAGAATCAGAAATAGATAACGAGACAGCGAAAAACATAAGCTTAAAACGGATGTGAATAAAGTAAGATTAAAGGAACAGAGTATTGATATTTGAGATGAAATGATGCAGAAACTCGAAATGGATTGCACTTTATTATGTGTGGCGTCTATCAATTGTGATCTGACATAACCTTTAACTTGTCCATCGGCTACGATCTAACACAACCTTTAACCAAAATTAATGGCTTTGTTGTCTATCGACTACGGTCTGACCCAAACTACGTATATGAACTGACGCAACCTTCAACTAAATGGCTTTTCTTTTCTGTGAATTTACATTGCATAATGTTTGCAAATTTGACCCTTGGTTTGAATTCCATTTCTTGTTCAAAGAGAAACACATGCTTTGATGCCACTGTTGTGCAATACCGACCTACCGATATATATCGTTGTCTCGAGGTTGAAAGGACCCACGCAAATACTTCGACCTTTCCttagtgtccaaacacaaccgTAACACGATGAATAATGATCAAGGAATAAGAGCAATTTGTAAATTCCGACACATGAATGTTTGTGCTTACAACTTGAGAATTCTCATAATGATTCGCTTTTAAGGTGATGGCACAATCACAAAGAGCGATTTCTTGGCACTTCTGCAAGGAAACAATCAGGCAGCGGCGCAGTTCGCTAAATATGATGCGAACAAAGATGGCGTTCTGACCCTCGACGACGTCAAGTTGATTTACAACGAGTTCGACACTGATGGTGAGTATTCGAATCATCCACAATCCTGTGGATGCTCGTGACGTCAATCATTTGTCCGACACGGGGATGGTCAGTTTCGGACTGTGATCATAAAGCCCGACGTGCAATGTACTACATAGAAACCTGCCAACACCTGCACCTGTCTAATCCCTTGCATTGTCAAAACGGGCACACAATCTTGGTCTCATCATTACtacatttgttgtttaattggtatacacatatcaaacaagTGAAGCAGGCATGTGAATGGAATCAAACTACAAAGACTGAAAGTACATGCCATTCCTGTGAGTACAGATACATTGGTTGTAGCTGTAATAACCTCCTCTGTAGCTGTAATAACCTCCTCTGTAGCTGTAATAACCTCCTCTGTAGGTATAATAACCTCCTCTGTAGCTGTAATAGCCTCCTCTGTAGCTGTAATAACTCCTCTGTAGCTGTAATAACCTCCTCTGTAGGTATAATAACCTCCTCTGTAGCTGTACTAACCTCCTCTGTAGCTGTAATAACCTTATCTGTAGGTATAATAACCTCCTCTGTAGGTGTAATAACCTCCTCTGTAGGTATAATAACCTCCTCAGCAAAGGTCCCCAACATGGCTTAcccatctcctctacatggatgataTCACAcaccttgccaaaggagataccattTTTCAAGAACAGGTTATTCTCGAATCCTTTTCTAATGGTATTGGCATgacgtttggactcgacaaatataatactcttcatttgaagcGTGGCAAGGTAACTCATGATTGATCGGTATGGTTGCAATGGGGAGGAGTTACTGAGCATCTTGCGGAAGATCAGGCCCACatctatcttggaatgcaagttcgagacaagttccagaatgcccagattcaagacaTACTTCCAATAGAGCATACacctcgtttaaagaaaatctagagctcagagctaaatgctcgaaacttATGCTTTGCCAGTTctttcctattcctttggagtagttgatggGACAAAATAAGACATCTTGACAAAAGTTTTGACCGCATGAACAGCAGGATCATGACTGATagcagagcacaccaccctcgttcctctcttaaacGATTGTATATGCCagtcaattctggaggtcggggtttgattaatgtggaggctcttcatgatagaattttattgtgtacttttgtacagtcatatttatttatcggatgatcctttggtgatgcacgtcaaggcTCATGATAAAAGCAAAGAATTCCACAGATATTTTAAGCGTGTCTAGATTGATGGGCGTAATCTAagatttgaagttgattttgttgatggtgatatactgctgaacggtacagcgatgggagtaaaccaggtgaagtctgcTCAGAGCAgatcctttgtggagaagctgtctgaaaagccactgcatcgtgtgcacatccagtgtgtggaacagaacagcaatccaaccgactcctggatgaagtcggctgttCTCACATGTGAAACTGAGTCTTTCTTTCTAAAAGCCATTCTAAAAGCTGACATTGGACGAAACTGTCATCGTATTGTGAATATGTTTCAGGTGATAGCAAAGTCTCGCTTAAGGATTTCCAGGCCAAGTATGCTATGGTAAGGTTCATTTGCCTTACTGGCAGTTACTCACATGATCTGTTTAGCTCCCTGCCTTTATGCATACAAGACGTGTAAAATGGAATTCCCTAAATTAATGAACAAAATGCCTACATCTGTTGCTGCCATGTCACAAGCGGATTTAAAAATCAGTGGATGTATTTGAAAATTTGACAACTATTCTTTAAGAACCTCAAACCCACAAAACATCCTACTGGATGAAGAAGAAGGAAGTAAAGATCGCATAATTCAACTTACACATTGACCTGTTAACTAAATCTTAAGACTAAATCTAGAATCTTAAGACTAGAATTTAGAAAACTGCACTTACACATTTGAAAACAGCCCTTTCCACATTTCAAAATTCCTATGAAAGTAGTCTTGTCATAATTTATTTGACGATTTATGATGGTCATTTTTCTGACTATTTCACCATTTTAAAAAAGCCGTGGAAGGAAAATCGACGCTGTCCTTGACTCATAGTTGTTGATATCATTGTATCTACCCAGGTTCTGATGGTCCCACCTAGCATCCCCATTGGAGTTGGAAAATAGGCGAGTCCTACGGAAGTTTCTCTGGAATAAAACAGTTAGAAAGAAAATGCGTCTTTCCAGTCTGATATTTGATAATATTTAGTATTTATTTTAATTATCATACGTATATTCAAATACGAAAGTTTATTGTTATCGTGTTTTAAAGACCACATACACCCTAGGGggttacaaatacataaaaaaattaTTGGCATCGTTCTTAATTAAAAACCATCATTAAAACTAGTCATTTCAACATATAATGACCTTATATCGAATTTTTTCACTACAGTGCTCACTTTTCTCTCGCGAACAAAATTTCAACTAAATCAGAGGGGTACATCTTTGTGACTAGTGCGAGGCATGCCTATCGGGGCCGATATAGAATTCATGTATATTTCCTGGGGTAAATTAccttgtttacaggtttgtttAAATCTGAAATCGTgacagttgtgaaaaatgaaagccgTGTGTTTTTACAATCTACTGTCATATATGTTTGCCATCTTTGCCTATCTTCCGAGTTACAACTTTTCATAGACGACTCTGTCAAAATCGCTTGTTGTCATAAAGGTTATAAATCGTAAATACTTATTTAACTACGAGCAGTTCTGATTTTCTAACATGCTGAAAGCAAACCATAATCTAATTTATTCTGGAACTGACTTTAGTCCGTGATGTCACGATTTTTAATAATGGTGGCGCCCAGTCGCCAACATCCGCCAGTCTGAGAATATAATTTATGCtctttatgtttgttttcaccaagttaCAAAACCAAAACTACGTTTAATTGGTAGTAAAATATCACTGGTAGTATTTGATTGATAGACAATAGCACTTTGCATGACATATCGACGTAACAGTTTCACTCTTGAAAGTGAGGTGGCTCTCAATATAATGCTACTTACAATGCCACTGTTATTTCGATCACACCCTCGAttccgaggaagaaatcattatgttgaaagttgtgtcatgcaaactccttttggtcttcattcatttactacaactattaagtagttttgatttttgaactcgatgaaaacaaatccaAAGAGCGTTGtctatcctggaagcgaggAAGGGTCGAACCACATGATTTAATATATactacaggcttccacaactCTCGCTTTGCACTTACAATCATAGCTCATTCAGCACAAACTAGTcaggtggaaatc includes:
- the LOC137272449 gene encoding lanmodulin-like, whose product is MRSLFLCSFALVLGVVASQTVDAIAKSVFDSLDANKDGTLVLGELEGYFNTGDVDGDGTITKSDFLALLQGNNQAAAQFAKYDANKDGVLTLDDVKLIYNEFDTDGDSKVSLKDFQAKYAMVLMVPPSIPIGVGK